From a single Amphiprion ocellaris isolate individual 3 ecotype Okinawa chromosome 18, ASM2253959v1, whole genome shotgun sequence genomic region:
- the LOC111585457 gene encoding multiple inositol polyphosphate phosphatase 1-like isoform X1, which translates to MLSVLLPAALCLLLGRLSGCSPADIPHIAAYFGTKTRYEDVNPRLLRDVLSVNMSVLRPPPTERCSPVHLTAVIRHGSRYPTVKNIRRIHKLSELVRTEAARGSEGSEGWLRDIQSRWEAWYTEDMDGQLVMKGREDLLHLAVRLSVLFPSLLSEENVRKRRVSFVSSSKHRCVSSVEAFQDGLRRRGRHDAPPEYDHELDDELMRFFERCRGYVEGVENNRTALMEVEKFQHGEEMEAVRRRMAERLGLPQHRLTPDLVEAAFFLCSYELSIRSVHSPWCFLFDENDAKVLEYQSDLKQYWKRSHGHVISGLSSCPLFHHVFRTLDKAGRPRRSTDASPEPASILVGHAETLLPLLSLLGLYKDQTPPTASNYQSQHGRTFRTSQIVPYAANLLFVLFDCQRGPRLQLLVNESPVRFPGLQAEDAPLYRDVRATYRHLLDGCDFHRECEGRSGGRGPNTEL; encoded by the exons ATGCTGTCCGTGCTCCTACCGGCGGCTCTCTGCCTTCTCCTCGGCCGCCTCTCCGGCTGTTCCCCGGCAGACATCCCGCACATCGCGGCGTACTTCGGCACCAAGACCCGGTACGAGGACGTGAACCCGCGGCTGCTGCGGGACGTTCTGTCCGTGAACATGTCAGTCCTGAGGCCGCCGCCCACCGAGCGCTGCTCCCCGGTCCACCTCACCGCCGTCATCCGCCACGGCAGCCGCTACCCGACCGTCAAGAACATCCGCAGGATCCACAAACTGAGCGAGCTGGTCCGGACAGAAGCGGCCAGAGGCTCCGAGGGCTCCGAGGGCTGGCTGCGGGACATCCAGAGCCGGTGGGAGGCCTGGTACACCGAGGACATGGACG gtCAGCTGGTGATGAAGGGCAGGGAGGACCTCCTCCACCTggctgtccgtctgtccgtcttgTTTCCATCTCTGCTGTCGGAGGAGAacgtgaggaagaggagggtgtCCTTCGTCAGCAGCTCCAAGCACCGGTGTGTGAGCAGCGTGGAGGCGTTCCAGGACGGGCTTCGGCGCCGCGGTCGCCACG ACGCTCCTCCGGAGTACGACCACGAGCTGGACGACGAGCTGATGCGGTTCTTCGAGCGTTGCCGTGGTTACGTGGAGGGCGTGGAGAACAACCGCACGGCGCTGATGGAGGTGGAGAAGTTCCAACatggagaggagatggaggctgTCAGGAGGAGGATGGCTGAGAGGCTGGGCCTTCCTCAGCACCGCCTCACACCAG ATCTGGTGGAAGCTGCCTTCTTCCTGTGTTCCTATGAGCTGTCCATCAGGTCCGTCCACTCTCCATGGTGCTTCCTGTTCGACGAGAACGACGCTAAG GTTCTGGAGTACCAGTCGGATCTGAAGCAGTACTGGAAACGCTCTCATGGTCATGTGATCAGCGGTCTGTCCAGCTGTCCTCTCTTCCATCATGTCTTCAGGACTCTCGATAAAGCTGGACGTCCTCGCAG GTCCACGGATGCGTCTCCAGAGCCGGCCTCCATCTTGGTGGGTCACGCTGAGACGCTCCTCCCACTCCTCTCCCTACTGGGACTCTACAAGGACCAGACTCCGCCCACAGCCAGCAACTACCAATCACAGCACG GTCGGACTTTCCGGACAAGTCAGATCGTCCCGTACGCCGCCAACCTGCTATTCGTTCTGTTCGACTGCCAGCGAGGACCGCGGTTACAGCTGCTGGTCAACGAGTCGCCGGTTCGATTCCCGGGGCTGCAGGCGGAGGACGCGCCACTGTACCGCGACGTCCGCGCCACCTACCGCCACCTGCTGGACGGCTGCGACTTCCACAGGGAGTGTGAGGGGAGGTCCGGGGGCCGCGGCCCCAACACCGAGCTCTGA
- the LOC111585457 gene encoding multiple inositol polyphosphate phosphatase 1-like isoform X2, producing MLSVLLPAALCLLLGRLSGCSPADIPHIAAYFGTKTRYEDVNPRLLRDVLSVNMSVLRPPPTERCSPVHLTAVIRHGSRYPTVKNIRRIHKLSELVRTEAARGSEGSEGWLRDIQSRWEAWYTEDMDGQLVMKGREDLLHLAVRLSVLFPSLLSEENVRKRRVSFVSSSKHRCVSSVEAFQDGLRRRGRHDAPPEYDHELDDELMRFFERCRGYVEGVENNRTALMEVEKFQHGEEMEAVRRRMAERLGLPQHRLTPDLVEAAFFLCSYELSIRSVHSPWCFLFDENDAKVLEYQSDLKQYWKRSHGHVISGLSSCPLFHHVFRTLDKAGRPRRSTDASPEPASILVGHAETLLPLLSLLGLYKDQTPPTASNYQSQHVIL from the exons ATGCTGTCCGTGCTCCTACCGGCGGCTCTCTGCCTTCTCCTCGGCCGCCTCTCCGGCTGTTCCCCGGCAGACATCCCGCACATCGCGGCGTACTTCGGCACCAAGACCCGGTACGAGGACGTGAACCCGCGGCTGCTGCGGGACGTTCTGTCCGTGAACATGTCAGTCCTGAGGCCGCCGCCCACCGAGCGCTGCTCCCCGGTCCACCTCACCGCCGTCATCCGCCACGGCAGCCGCTACCCGACCGTCAAGAACATCCGCAGGATCCACAAACTGAGCGAGCTGGTCCGGACAGAAGCGGCCAGAGGCTCCGAGGGCTCCGAGGGCTGGCTGCGGGACATCCAGAGCCGGTGGGAGGCCTGGTACACCGAGGACATGGACG gtCAGCTGGTGATGAAGGGCAGGGAGGACCTCCTCCACCTggctgtccgtctgtccgtcttgTTTCCATCTCTGCTGTCGGAGGAGAacgtgaggaagaggagggtgtCCTTCGTCAGCAGCTCCAAGCACCGGTGTGTGAGCAGCGTGGAGGCGTTCCAGGACGGGCTTCGGCGCCGCGGTCGCCACG ACGCTCCTCCGGAGTACGACCACGAGCTGGACGACGAGCTGATGCGGTTCTTCGAGCGTTGCCGTGGTTACGTGGAGGGCGTGGAGAACAACCGCACGGCGCTGATGGAGGTGGAGAAGTTCCAACatggagaggagatggaggctgTCAGGAGGAGGATGGCTGAGAGGCTGGGCCTTCCTCAGCACCGCCTCACACCAG ATCTGGTGGAAGCTGCCTTCTTCCTGTGTTCCTATGAGCTGTCCATCAGGTCCGTCCACTCTCCATGGTGCTTCCTGTTCGACGAGAACGACGCTAAG GTTCTGGAGTACCAGTCGGATCTGAAGCAGTACTGGAAACGCTCTCATGGTCATGTGATCAGCGGTCTGTCCAGCTGTCCTCTCTTCCATCATGTCTTCAGGACTCTCGATAAAGCTGGACGTCCTCGCAG GTCCACGGATGCGTCTCCAGAGCCGGCCTCCATCTTGGTGGGTCACGCTGAGACGCTCCTCCCACTCCTCTCCCTACTGGGACTCTACAAGGACCAGACTCCGCCCACAGCCAGCAACTACCAATCACAGCACG tcatcctgtag
- the LOC129347417 gene encoding outer mitochondrial transmembrane helix translocase has product MVQHRGAQRGAQRGARGPPGGPGWAPVCPLTHEGQAAPREQLSVAMVLREVPAENIARPLGRNEVIGLLFRLTIFGAVTYFTIKWMVDAIDPTRKQKVEAQKQAEKLMRQIGVKNVKLSEYEMSIAAHLVDPLSMQITWRDIAGLDEVITELKETVILPVQKRHLFQGSRLLQPPKGVLLYGPPGCGKTLIAKATAKEAGFRFINLQPSTLTDKWYGESQKLAAAVFTLAVKLQPSIIFIDEIDSFLRSRSSSDHEATAMMKAQFMSLWDGLDTDHHCQVIIMGATNRPQDLDSAILRRMPTRFHINQPSVKQREQILGLILENESVDSSVNLHDVAKETDGFSGSDLREMCRDAALLCVRDFVHNQSDSASEDFIRPIHQSDLQKAIGKMKKSKSAGGHGALLHAALD; this is encoded by the exons ATGGTACAGCACCGGGGGGCCCAAAGGGGGGCCCAAAGGGGGGCCCGAGGGCCTCCGGGAGGTCCGGGATGGGCCCCGGTGTGTCCGCTGACACATGAAGGGCAGGCTG CACCTAGAGAACAGCTGAGCGTCGCCATGGTGCTGAGGGAGGTTCCCGCCGAGAACATCGCCCGTCCTCTGGGCAGGAACGAGGTCATCGGCCTGCTCTTCCGTTTGACCATATTTGGAGCCGTCACCTACTTCACCATCAAGTGGATGGTGGACGCCATCGACCCGACCAGGAAGCAGAAGGTGGAGGCTCAGAAACAG gCGGAGAAGCTGATGCGTCAGATCGGAGTGAAGAATGTGAAGCTGTCGGAGTACGAGATGAGCATCGCTGCTCACCTGGTGGACCCACTGAGCATGCAG ATCACCTGGAGGGACATCGCCGGGCTGGACGAGGTCATCACCGAGCTGAAGGAGACCGTCATCTTACCTGTCCAGAAGAGACACTTGTTCCAGGGATCCAGACTGCTGCAGCCACCCAAAG gCGTGCTGCTGTACGGGCCCCCTGGATGCGGTAAAACGCTGATCGCCAAGGCGACGGCCAAGGAGGCGGGGTTTCGCTTCATCAACCTGCAGCCGAGCACGCTGACGGACAAATGGTACGGAGAGTCACAGAAACTGGCTGCTGCCGTGTTCACATTGGCTGTCAAGTTGCAGCCGTCAATCATCTTCATCGATGAGATCG ACTCGTTCCTGAGGAGCCGCTCCAGCTCGGACCACGAGGCCACGGCCATGATGAAGGCTCAATTCATGAGTCTGTGGGACGGACTGGACACCGACCATCACTGCCAG GTGATCATCATGGGTGCCACCAACCGGCCCCAGGACCTGGACTCTGCCATCCTGAGGAGGATGCCCACCAGGTTCCACATCAACCAGCCG AGCGTGAAGCAGCGAGAACAGATCCTGGGGTTGATCCTGGAGAACGAGAGC gtcGACTCGTCGGTGAACCTACATGACGTTGCCAAGGAAACGGATGGTTTCTCAGGCAGTGACCTCAGAGAAATGTGTCGTGATGCGGCGCTGCTGTGTGTCAGAGACTTCGTCCACAACCAGAGCGACAG TGCTTCAGAGGACTTCATCCGTCCCATCCATCAGTCCGACCTGCAGAAGGCCATCGGTAAGATGAAGAAGTCCAAGTCGGCCGGTGGACACGGCGCACTGCTGCACGCCGCTCTGGACTGA
- the si:ch211-207i20.2 gene encoding zinc finger protein OZF, with protein MSSSAGLHTQLAAVMESLVHAAVAELRKLLEVSPAARTGCTESGAGEESPEPARPKTESRETMVLFASVMETLGNEALGKILNIMDEGHLLLEASRSCRRPQTAVLNVLSNLNDARVELEHSYGVRQENSDAEPTPQLQMKTEEEAVETPFVLAVTIKDEHGNIDLGAITERAQLESSEEPTSDLQPSQDSDSEFLLQSVTWKCFICNTCGKSFSTQSNLKSHCRIHSGEKPFSCSICGRAFRQRQSLQSHVRTHTGERPFQCPECGKCFSKQAQLKTHAIIHTGEQPYSCDVCGRRFNLLQNLHRHEHTHTGQKVFVCSVCGKGFTRAVTLKTHLLIHTGQKPFKCEQCPKTFRHAVNLKNHQRIHSGLRPFSCDLCGKSFRQAVNLKIHRRVHTGERPFSCQECGKTFSQQSSLISHGRTHSSEKPFECSSCDKKFNNANSLKLHLRVHTGEKPYACDICGKSFSQGSHLRTHKRHVHAGGKQFICDKCGKRYSDQRNLKLHKCSYA; from the exons ATGAGCTCCTCCGCGGGCCTGCACACTCAGCTGGCCGCCGTCATGGAGTCTCTGGTCCATGCCGCGGTGGCGGAGCTGCGGAAGCTGCTGGAGGTCAGTCCGGCCGCCAGGACCGGCTGCACAGAGAGCGGAGCCGGGGAGGAGTCGCCTGAGCCGGCCAGACCGAAGACGGAGAGCAGGGAGACGATG GTGCTGTTTGCGTCCGTCATGGAGACTTTGGGGAACGAGGCTCTGGGGAAGATCCTGAACATCATGGATGAAGGtcatctgctgctggaggccTCGAGGAGCTGTAGGAGGCCTCAGACCGCCGTCCTCAACGTCCTCAGCAACCTGAACGACGCACGAGTCG AACTGGAACACTCGTATGGAGTCCGACAGGAGAACTCTGATGCAGAACCTACGCCACAG CTGCAGATGAAGACAGAGGAGGAAGCAGTGGAGACGCCGTTCGTGTTGGCAGTGACAATTAAGGACGAACACGGAAACATTGACCTGGGAGCCATCACTGAGA GAGCGCAGCTGGAATCTTCTGAGGAGCCGACGTCCGACCTGCAGCCGTCGCAGGATTCTGACTCGGAGTTCCTCCTGCAGAGCGTCACCTGGAAATGCTTCATCTGCAACACCTGCGGCAAATCCTTCTCCACTCAGAGCAACCTGAAGTCGCACTGCCGCATCCACTCCGGTGAGAAACCGTTCTCCTGCAGCATCTGCGGCCGCGCCTTCCGGCAGCGCCAGAGCCTGCAGAGCCACGTCCGGACGCACACCGGCGAGCGGCCGTTCCAGTGTCCGGAGTGCGGGAAATGTTTCTCCAAGCAGGCGCAGCTGAAGACGCATGCTATCATCCACACCGGGGAGCAGCCGTACAGCTGCGACGTCTGCGGCCGCCGCTTCAACCTGCTGCAGAACCTGCACCGCCACGAGCACACGCACACCGGCCAGAAGGTGTTCGTCTGCAGCGTCTGCGGTAAGGGCTTCACCCGCGCCGTCACGCTGAAGACGCATCTCCTCATCCACACCGGCCAGAAGCCCTTCAAGTGCGAACAGTGCCCCAAAACCTTCCGGCATGCCGTCAACCTCAAGAACCACCAGCGCATCCACAGCGGCCTGCGACCGTTCAGCTGCGACCTCTGCGGGAAGAGCTTCCGGCAGGCGGTGAACCTGAAGATCCACCGCAGGGTCCACACCGGCGAGCGGCCGTTCAGCTGCCAGGAATGTGGCAAAACGTTCAGCCAGCAGAGCAGCCTGATCTCTCATGGCCGGACGCATTCCAGCGAGAAGCCGTTCGAGTGCAGCTCCTGCGACAAGAAGTTCAACAACGCCAACAGCCTAAAGCTGCACCTACGCGTTCACACCGGAGAGAAACCATACGCCTGCGACATCTGCGGGAAGAGCTTCAGCCAGGGCAGCCACCTGAGGACACACAAGAGGCACGTGCACGCCGGCGGCAAGCAGTTCATCTGCGACAAATGCGGCAAGAGATACTCGGACCAGCGCAACCTGAAGCTGCACAAGTGCAGCTACGCATGA